AGCTGGGCACCGATGTCTGGCTGCGCGAAGGCCGCAGCCTGCGCCTGACCCAGGCCGGCCAGTACCTGCTGGCGGTGGCCAACCGGGTGCTGCCGCAGCTGGATCTGGCCGAAGAGCGGCTGGGCCAGTTCGCCCAGGGCGAGCGCGGCTCGCTGCGCATCGGCATGGAGTGCCATCCCTGCTACCAGTGGCTGCTGAAGATCGTCTCGCCCTACCTGGCGGCCTGGCCGGACGTGGATGTGGATGTGAAGCAGAAGTTCCAGTTCGGTGGCATCGGCGCGCTGTTCGGCTACGAGATCGACCTGCTGGTAACGCCCGACCCGCTGCTGAAGCCTGGCCTGACGTTCGTGCCGGTGTTCGATTACGAGCAGGTACTGGTGGTGGGCAGCAACCACGCACTGGCCAAGGTGGACTACGTAAAGCCCCGGCAGCTTTCCCAGGAAGTGCTGATCAGCTACCCGGTGCCGTTCGAGCGCCTGGACATCTACAACCAGTTCCTGCTGCCGGCCGGGGTCACCCCGCGCCGGCACAAGGCCATCGAAACCACCGACATCATGATGCAGATGGTGGCCAGCGGCCGCGGCGTGGCGGCCATGCCGCGCTGGCTGGTGGAAGAGTACGCCGCGCGGATGGACGTGGTGCCGGTGCGTCTGGGCGCCAAAGGCATCCCCAAGCAGATCTACCTGGGCGCGCGCGAGGCCGACACCGGCATTGATTACCTGCAGGCGTTCGTGGAACTGGCGCGGGGCAGTTCCCGGGCCGGCCCGCTGCGCGGGAAGAAGTGATGTCCGCAGGTTCCAGGCCGGCGGCACGCGCCTTCATCGACGCCTGCTCGCTGGAAGTGAGCGCGAAGGCCATGCCCGCGCTGCGCGCCGAAGCCGGCCGCATCGCGCGCGGTACGACGATCTCCATTCCTTACCTGGCCAGCGAAGACGATGAGGCGCGGCTGGCAGCGGCACGCGCGGTGCGTGAAGTGGGCCTGCAGCCCATGCCACACCTGTCTGCCCGCCGCATCGGCTCGCAGGCGGCGCTTGAGCGCTTCATCGCGCGGGCGGTGGGTGAGGCCGGTGTTGAGCAGTGCCTGCTGATCGCTGGCGATCTGGCCACGCCCGCCGGTCCCTTCGCTGACAGTGCATCGGTCATCGACACCGGCATTCTCGAGCGCGCCGGCATCCGGGTCGTGGCCGTGGGTGGGCACCCGGAAGGCCATCCGGTGATGGATGCCGCCGCGCGCTGGCGGGTGCTGGAACACAAGTGCCAGTCCATCCAGACACGCGGCATGACGCCGAAAATCATCACCCAGTTCGCGTTCGACGCCGATACCGTGCTGGCCTGGCTGGACGCGCTGCGGGCGCGTGGCCTCGGTCATCCAGTACTGGTGGGCGTGCCGGGGCCGGCCAGTGTTTCCCGGCTGCTGCGCTATGCGGCCATGTGCGGTGTGGGGGCCAGCACGGCGATGCTGGCCCGGTACGGCATTTCGATCGGCCGGCTGCTGGGCACGGCCGGGCCGGATGTCTTCGTGGATCGGCTGGTGGCCGGACTGACCGACGCGCACGGGCAGGTCAGCCCGCACCTGTTCCCGTTCGGCGGCATCGCGCCGTCGCTGGACTGGGTGGCGCAGTACCGGCAGCGTGCGGATCCTTAGTCAGCCGGGTGCGCAAGACCTCACTTGCTGGCCGAGTGCGCGTCCCTGCTGCCTTCGTGCTCTGCTTTCGCGCGGCTCTGCGCGAATTCGGGGAAGGTTTTTTCCAGCGAGTCCTTGTCCGGCAGCACGTAGAACACGCCACCCTTCTCGAACGTGGACTGCACCACCTGCTCATAGAAGTTGGCGCTGACGTTGATGCAGCCGTGGGTCACACGGTTGTCGTCCGGCGTGGGTGTTGCCAACCGTTCGGCGCGCTTCTCCTTCGGGGTGCCCGGCGGCAGGGGATGCATCGAGACGGCCGAATCGTAATCCACCCACAACACGCGGCCAGCGTCGTCGGAAGGGCCGTAGCCACCGATGAAGCGGCCTGCAGGGGTGGTGCGGTCGTGGCCGGGAATCGCGCTCAGCGCGACCTTGGCAACGTTGGGTGCGGAATGGTCGCCCTTGGCCGAACCAAACAGTGCCGGTGCCGCGCCGCGCAGCTTGCCGTCACTGCCGAAGATCAGCACCTGTGCGGCGGCCTTGTCCATGATCGCGAACGGATAGCCTTCGCTGTCCCTGCTGGCAACCACCCAGCCGGCCAGTTCGATCACCGTGTCGGACACTTCCTGGCCCTGCGGGAGCTCATCGACGGCGGCGGTGGATGGCGTAGCGACATCCTTGGCGCCCTTGGCGCTGGCCACGCCGGTACCAGCCAGTGCCAGCGCGAGGGTCAGCGCGGCGCAGGCGGTGCGGATTGCGGGGGAAGTGAACGTACGGATGGCGCGGATCCTCGGGTGATTGCAGTTACGCAGTTGCAGATGATGCAAGGGAACCAGTGGCCGGGGGAGACCACTGGTTCCCTGTTCCGCTTAGCCGCGCGGGGTACGGCGGGGTGCGGTTTCCAGGCGCTGCACGCGACCTTCGATCTGGTCCAGGCGCTGGTTGGCCTGCTGTGCGGACTGGTTGGCGGACTCGGCGCTCTGCGCCGCGCCCTGCACCTTCACGTCAAGCGCGTCGAGGCGCGAGTTGACCTTCGCGAAGTCTTCTTTGTAGCTGGCGCACGCGCCGAGGCTGAGGGCAAGGATTGCCACGCCGAGGGGACGAGCGATTTTCAGGTGCTGTGTGGAAAGGGTCATTGCATTCCCTCCTTCGTCTGGGGAGTCTGGAATATAGCGGGCTTTTTGTTAGTTCCATGAATGCCTTTTCAGCTGCAGTTGGAAGACGTGGAAGCAGCGTGAAGAACGCGCAGTCAGGTTGAATTTGCCGCGAATTCAGCTGTCTGAGGCGGGCCTGTGCTAGCGCCGATCACCCCTGAATGAGCGGTGTGTTCGTTGCGCGACGTCATCCGGATGTACATCTGCATGGCATCGCGAGCGACGCTTCGCCGGGATGCGTTTGTGCGTAGAGCGTGGTGGCTGATAGCCTGATGAACTGCGCAGGGAAACGACGTTCGCGCATCGTTTTTTCCGCACGCACAGACGTGGCTGCACCATCCGCGTGGCTTCCTGAAGCCGCTCCGCCACCTGCTAGACTGCGCGCCCTTGCCTCATGGATGGATGCATGGCCGCCTCGCGCCTCACACCGTTGCCGAAGAAGGAAATCGCGGTGCTGCGCGCACGCTGGACGCCGGCTCTTGTGCCACATCTGTCCAACCCCCGGCACAAGGATGATTGGCGCGACAAGACCATCGTCAACCGCCATTGGGAATCTTCGCCCTTCGGGACAACCATCGACGGCCGACGGGATTACCGCGGGTTTCCCTATCCGATTCCGCAGTACCAGAATCTGCAGTCGATCGATCTTTCCCATGCGCAGCCCAGCGACGGACCGACCTTCCTGGTCAACGCCATCCTGGTGGACTGTGATTTCACGGGTGTGGCGATGGGAAGCGTTTCGGAGTCATGCGTTGCCTGCCGTTTCGATCTCTGTTCGTTCAACCAGGTCGAGCTGTGCGGTGCGTTCGATGGATGCAGCTTCGTGCAGTCAAAGCTGCTCAAGTGTGCCTCCAACGCCACCTTCACCGATTGCGATTTCCGCAATGCCAACCTTTCAGGGACGGATTTTTCGCGGGCGCGTTTCGTGCGCTGCAGTTTCGATGGCGCCAGCTTCAAGGGGTGCGATCTGCACAAGGCAGTGTTCGTCGGCAGTCGGCCCAGCGAGGAGCAGTTGGCCGCGTGTTACGGGAATGCGGGCATCCGCTTCGAGGATGAAAGCGGCCAGCAGGTGGACGTGGTGACGCCGCCGGCAGCGGAAGATCCGCTGATGACGGCGTGGGATCGACTGGCGCAGCGGCTGTCGGACCGCTCCTAGACGCCGCTGCCCCTGTCCGCGCCATGGGCGGCTCCAGGCCCATGAGCCACGTTTGTTATCATGCGCGCCGATGGCCTTCCATCGCGGCCGATCGTGCGCCTGCGCATGTTCCTTCCTCGCAAGAGGACGCATCTGCGGCCATCCACACTGAATGCCTGCCCGGCCAGGCGCCGCCTGCCACACGGGCCCCGTAAAGATCCAACCAAGGAATACCGGCCGCATGCCTGCGGCCGCACTACATGAAATCACCTGCAACTTCGCGTCCCGGGTTGGTCCCGGTGCTGGCCCTCCTGCTGGTCGGCCTCAACCTGCGCCCCGTGCTGGCCGTGGTCAGCCTGCTCACCGATTCCATCCGTGCCAGCAATGGCATGAGCTTTGAACAGATCGGCTGGCTGACCAGCCTGCCGATGATGGCCATGGGCCTGATCGCCATGGCCGGCGGCCTGGTCTATCGCATGGGCTACCGGCGTGGCGTGGCCATAGGCATGGCCCTTACTGCCGCGTCGGCGCTGGCCAAGCTGGCCTCGCATGAACCGCTGTGGCTGATGGGGTCCAGCATTGCTGCGGGCCTGGGCATCGGCATCGTGCAGTCACTCATTCCCGGCTACATCAAGACCCGTTTCCCGCACCGCGTCGACCTGCTGATGGGCCTGTACGTGAGCATGATCATGGGTGGCGCGGCACTGGCAGCGGCCAGCGCATCCACGCTGCTGCAATGGCTGGACTGGCAGGGCACGATGGCGTTCTGGGCGCTGCTGGCCCTGGCCGGCATCGCACTGTGGCTGCCCAACAGCGGGCATGCCGACTCACCGGCGGGCGGCGCATCGGCCACGGCTGCCGCACCCACCGCGTTCCGTCCCTGGCAGCAGGGGCGCACCTGGCTGCTGGTCGCGCTGTTCTGCGTGTCCAGCAGTTGCTACACGCTGTGCCTGGCGTGGATCGCGCCGTACATGATGGAAGCCGGCGTGCGCGCGAACGAAGCCGGGTTCATGCTGGCGGCGCTGAGCCTGTCCGAGGTGGCCGGTGGCTTCCTTGTTTCCTGGCTGGCACCACGCTTCCGCGATCGCCGTGCGTTGCTGGGCATGTTCCTGGTGGCCACCGCACTGACCTATGTGCTGATCGGGCTGGCCCCGATGTATGTACCGTGGCTGATGATGTGCCTGCTTGGCCTGTCCATCGGCGGACTGTTCCCGATGACCCTGATCCTGGTGATGGACCACTGCCGACAGCCGGCCAAGGCGGGCATCCTGGTGTCGTTCGTGCAGGGCGTGGGCTATCTGGTCGGCGGCGTACTGCCCTTCGTGGCCGGTTCGATCCGCGACACCGTCGGCGACCTCAGTGTGGCGTGGGTGGCGATGGCCTGCGTGACCGCCGCCGCGCTGGTACTGGCAGCACGGGCCACGCCGGTCAGCGCCGAGCGGTTCGACGCACGCTGATCAGGTGCCGCCTTCGGCAGTGCGCGTTTGCGGCGGCAGCAGCTGTTCTGCAAGGCCACGGTAGATCGGCACCCGGCACACCAGCCCGGACACGCCACGGGCGATGAGCACCGTGGCCAGGATCGGCAGCAGCAGATCGCCGCTGTCGGTCAATTCCAGCGAAATGACCGCCGAGGTCAGCGGGGCCTGGGTGACGCCGGTGAGGTAGGCGCACATGCCCAGCAGCACGAATGCGCGCGGGTCGACGTCGGGCATCAGTACCGCAAGGTTGTGGCCCAGCCCGGCGCCCACTGCCAGGGCGGGCGAGAACAGGCCGCCCGGAATGCCGGCGATGTACGACGCCAGGTTCGCCAGCAGCTTCATCAGCCCGAACTCATGGCCGACCACCGCCTGGCCCTGCACCAGGCTGCGCGCCTGCTCGTAGCCGGTTCCGAAGGCGCCTTCGCCGAACACGAGCGCCAGGCCGACCACCACCAGCCCGCAGGCCGCCGCCAGCAACACGGGGTGGCGCTGGCGCAGCGTGCCCAGCCAGCGCGGACGCCCGGCCACGCTGGCCAGCACCATGCGGGCAAACAGACCGCCCAGCAGCCCGGCCACCACCCCACAGAGCAGGATGGCCAACCAGCCCTGGCCCAGCGGCAGGCGCGCGCTCACATGGCCGAAATACGTGTAGTTACCGAGCAGCCCCAGCGACACCACGCCGCCCACGATCACCGCAGTCAGCAGCGTGCCGGAGAAACGGTGCTCGAAACGGCCGCTCAGCTCTTCGATGGCGAACACGATGCCGGCCAGTGGCGTGTTGAATGCCGCCGCGATGCCGGCGGCACCGCCGGCCAGCAGGAAGTGCGACAGTTCGCGCGGATCCTTGAAGCCGAACCAGCGCCCGAACAGGTACATCAGGCTGGCGCCCACGTGCACGGTCGGACCTTCGCGCCCGACCGAGGCGCCGCCCAGCAGGGACAGCGAGGTCAGCAGGAGTTTGCCGGCCGACACCGCCGGGGACAGATTGGTTTTCCGGAATGCCTCATCGGGCTTGTCCAGCGCGGCGATGACCTGCGGAATGCCGCTGCCGCGCGTGGGCCGCATCGCACCGCTGGTCAACCAGGCCAGCAGCGCGAAGATGCCCGGGGTGAGCAACAGCGCCCACCAGGGCGAGTGCTCGATGATGCGCCGGAACACGGCAAAGGCTGCATCGCTGGCCTTGGCAAACAGGATGGCGACCAGGGCCACCGCCACAGCGCCGATCCACAGCGCGGCACGGCGGCGCCAGGCCTCGCTGCGCAGCTGCGCGAGCAGGCGGGCCGGGATTCGTTGGGGCTCGATCATGCGGTGAGTATGTCCCGCATGCAGAGCGGGCGAAAGCCGAAGGCGGGGCCGTTGACCTTGCCGGACACGGTGAAACAGGCAGGTTGGTGCAAGTCATGACAATCGCGCAGAGTTCCCTGAACAGGAACCTTATTCATGTACTGGTCAGTTCAATATTCAGGGTCGATTTCACCAGCAAACGGATAATTCACACCTGTCGACCGCCTCTTCTCTCCCTCTCTCCCGAGAGGAGGCGGCCGGCAAAACCAAAAATAATTAAAGGTGTGTCCCGATGAACAAGAATTCGCTGCTCGCCCTGGGTCTGCTGGCTGCACTGCCGTTCGCTGCATCGGCTGCTGACGGCCTGTCGTACAACTATGTCGAAGGCGGTTACGTGAACACCGATGCCAAGGGCGGCGACGCCGATGGCTGGGGCGTGAAGGGCTCGGTTGCAGTGCACCCGAACTTCTCGGTCTTCGCTGATTACAGCAAGCAGGAAACCGACACCTTCAAGAACGACGTTGACCAGTGGCGCATCGGCGCCGGCTACAACTATGGCATCGCACCGAACACCGACCTGGTGGCACGTGTTGCGTACCAGAAGTTCGACATGAAGCACGGCCTGGACTTCAACGGCTATTCCACCGAAGTGGGCCTGCGCACGGCATTTACCCCGAACCTGGAAGGCTACGCGCTGGCCGGTTACGAGGATTACAGCAAGAAGCACGGTATCAACCCGGAAGGTGAGTTCTACGGCCGCGTCGGCGCCACCGCCAAGTTCACCCCGAACTGGGGCCTGAGCGGCGAAGTGAAGCTGGCCAAGGCCGGCGATCGCGAGTGGTTCGTGGGCCCGCGCTTCACCTGGTAAGAACAGCAGTGCAGTAAAAGTGCGTTACCGGCGTGTGCTCTCTCTCTCTCTCCCGCACGCCACCCGAAGCCCGGCCTCGCGCCGGGCTTCTTTTTTTCCTGTCCCTCGCGACGGATGGATACCACCTTGGGCGGGTGCCGCTCTACTGTGGTGTGGCGCTACGAAGTGCAGTAGAGCCACGCCATGCGTGGCTGCGTAGCGCTCGGGCTGCCCCAGCCACGCATGGCGTGGCGCTCCCCGGCTTCCGGAAACCCCCGCCTGAAGTGTGCAGTAGAGCCACGCCACGCGTGGCTGCGCAGCGCGCTGGCTGCCCCAGCCACGCATGGCGTGGCGCTCCCCGGCTTCCGGAGAACCTCCGCCTGAAGTGTGCAGTAGAGCCACGCCACGCGTGGCTGCGCAGCGCGCTGGCTACCCAAGCCACGCATGGCGTGGCGCTACAGCTGTGCTTCCAGCTCGGCCAGCCGCTGCAACCGCCGCTGCCGGCGCCGTCCGGCCCAGGCGCCAGCCAACGCGGCGCCCAGCACCACGGCAGCGTTCAACCACAGATTCAGCGCCCACGTCTGCGGCGGCAGCGCGCCGGGGGCATCGGGGCCGGCCTGCATCGCATCGCGCGCCAGCAGCACCAGCCCGCCCCAGACTGCCAGTGACAGCCAGATGTTGAGCCGCCAGATCTGCATCGAGATGCGCGCGCGCTGGCGCTCGAAGGCCAGCAGTGCGGCCGGGGCCAGGCCATGGCTGCGCCACTGCCGCCGGCGTTGCACGAAGATCCAGCCCGCCACGGCCAGCACGAATACGATCAGGCCCCACAGCAGCCCAGGGGCGACCAGGTGGCGCGGGTCGAGCAGGGCGCGGACGCAGCTGCCCACCGCCATCGCCGTGACCAGCAGTTCCAGTGCCGAACGCAGGCGGATCCAGCGGCTGCGACGCGCGGCTTCGCGCTGCAGCGCGGCCACATCCACCGCCGGCAGGGTGGGCTGCTGCTGCCACAGCGCCTGCAGGTCGCTCCACTCGTTGCTGTCGGTAGCCGGGTTCATCGGGCGCCTCCCATCCGTTCGCGAAGTTGCCGACGTGCGCGGCTCAGGCGCTGGGCAACGGTGTTCTCTTCCAGTGCCAAGGCCTGGCCGATCTCGCGCTGCGAAAAGCCTTCCAGCGCCAGCAGCACCACCTGGCGCAGGCCCAGTGGCAGCTGCCGTACGGCCTGCAGCAGGCTGTCGTGCTGCTGGGCGCGCGCGGTGTGCTGCAGCGGGTCAGCATCCGGATCCGGCAGACGGTCATCCAGCGCACTGCTGCGATGGCGCTGTTCCCCGGCCAGTGCATCCATCGCGCGGTTGTGCGCGACCCGCGCAATGAAGGCACGCAGCGTGCCCTCTTCACCACGCCAGCGCGGCAGTGCCTGCCACAGGGCAATGCTGATTTCCTGCAGCAGGTCATCACGGCGGGCGGGCTCGCGCGCATAGCTGCCAGCCATGCGCACCAGCATCGGCCAATGCGCCTGCAGTACCCCGGCGATATCCATGGACAGCGTATTGCCCAACCGTGCCGCTCCTCAGCCAACGTCATCCGCGAACGCATCGCGGTAGACCCAATAGGATACGTAGCCGAGCAGCAGCAGGGGCAGCAGCAGCCATGGCTGGTAGGGCAGCGCGACCAGCAGCACCGCGTTGAGCAGCAGGTAGGCCCCGAGCGGGCGCCAGCCTGCGCGCAGCAGGCGCAGGTTGTCGCGCAGGGCCGTCGCGACCGTCATGCCATCCAGCAGTACACGCGGCACGGTGGTCAGCAGCAGCATGCCCAGCGGCAGGCCGCTGGCCAGCACCAGGCCAATCTGCAGGCGGCTGACCAAGCCCGCCAGCGTTGCGCTGTCGCCGACAACGAAGGCCATTGCCGCCGAGGGACCGGCCAGCACGCCGGCCATCGCTACCTGTCCAGCGAAGACCAGCGCCGAAAGCACGGCCAGCACTGCCACGGCCACCGGGCGCGCGCACAGGCGGCGGCCCGCCTGCAACGGCGCGAAGCGTCCGTCACGGACGAACGCATCCAGCATCAGCAGGGCCCACATCGAAAACAGCGGTACCACCAGCTTGGACAGCACCACGCCAGCCACCGGCACGCCGAACTGCAGCACGATCTCCACCAGCATCGGCAGCAGGGCCAGCAGGAACAGGCGCAGGGGCGCCCGCCGCAGCAGGCGCGCGCTCAGTGCCAGCCAGTGCAGCAGGCGCCGGGTGGGCCAGTGTCGGCGTGGCGGGGCGATGGGGGCGGCGATGTCCGTGGCGTGCATGCGGGCTCCAGGCGGGGTGTATTGGAGACTGAAGACGGGGCCAGCGAAGAAAACCTGACATCGGTTCCGTTGGAATCGCCCACGCGTGGCCACCGGCAATGCGCTTCAGTCGCGCCACGCCGTAGGGGGATGCATTCCTCAGCCACGCATGGCGTGGCGCTACTGCAGCTCCACCATCAGCAGGGGGTTCAGCTAGAATCGCCCGCACCTCGCCATGTGCGATGTGCCCGCCCCACGCCAGCAGGATGTTCCATGAATTCCCAGCCCGCCCCGATCACCGCCCTCAACCACACGCTCGACAACGAGCCGCAGCAGATCACCGCGCCGTTGACCCATTGCGCAGCGTTCCTGGTGCTGAAGGTCAAGGACGATGCCGATTCCATCGCCCGGGCGCGCGAGGTGCTGGGCAGCACCGATGACCTCATCAAGAACACCGCCATCCGCGAGATCGAGCGTACCTTCACCTGCAATGTGGCCATTGGC
Above is a genomic segment from Stenotrophomonas sp. ESTM1D_MKCIP4_1 containing:
- a CDS encoding LysR family transcriptional regulator; this translates as MLERIHLSIVQQVERQGSLTAAAGVLNLTQSALSHSMKKLEQQLGTDVWLREGRSLRLTQAGQYLLAVANRVLPQLDLAEERLGQFAQGERGSLRIGMECHPCYQWLLKIVSPYLAAWPDVDVDVKQKFQFGGIGALFGYEIDLLVTPDPLLKPGLTFVPVFDYEQVLVVGSNHALAKVDYVKPRQLSQEVLISYPVPFERLDIYNQFLLPAGVTPRRHKAIETTDIMMQMVASGRGVAAMPRWLVEEYAARMDVVPVRLGAKGIPKQIYLGAREADTGIDYLQAFVELARGSSRAGPLRGKK
- a CDS encoding methylenetetrahydrofolate reductase; amino-acid sequence: MSAGSRPAARAFIDACSLEVSAKAMPALRAEAGRIARGTTISIPYLASEDDEARLAAARAVREVGLQPMPHLSARRIGSQAALERFIARAVGEAGVEQCLLIAGDLATPAGPFADSASVIDTGILERAGIRVVAVGGHPEGHPVMDAAARWRVLEHKCQSIQTRGMTPKIITQFAFDADTVLAWLDALRARGLGHPVLVGVPGPASVSRLLRYAAMCGVGASTAMLARYGISIGRLLGTAGPDVFVDRLVAGLTDAHGQVSPHLFPFGGIAPSLDWVAQYRQRADP
- a CDS encoding L,D-transpeptidase; this translates as MTLALALAGTGVASAKGAKDVATPSTAAVDELPQGQEVSDTVIELAGWVVASRDSEGYPFAIMDKAAAQVLIFGSDGKLRGAAPALFGSAKGDHSAPNVAKVALSAIPGHDRTTPAGRFIGGYGPSDDAGRVLWVDYDSAVSMHPLPPGTPKEKRAERLATPTPDDNRVTHGCINVSANFYEQVVQSTFEKGGVFYVLPDKDSLEKTFPEFAQSRAKAEHEGSRDAHSASK
- a CDS encoding pentapeptide repeat-containing protein — encoded protein: MAASRLTPLPKKEIAVLRARWTPALVPHLSNPRHKDDWRDKTIVNRHWESSPFGTTIDGRRDYRGFPYPIPQYQNLQSIDLSHAQPSDGPTFLVNAILVDCDFTGVAMGSVSESCVACRFDLCSFNQVELCGAFDGCSFVQSKLLKCASNATFTDCDFRNANLSGTDFSRARFVRCSFDGASFKGCDLHKAVFVGSRPSEEQLAACYGNAGIRFEDESGQQVDVVTPPAAEDPLMTAWDRLAQRLSDRS
- a CDS encoding MFS transporter gives rise to the protein MLALLLVGLNLRPVLAVVSLLTDSIRASNGMSFEQIGWLTSLPMMAMGLIAMAGGLVYRMGYRRGVAIGMALTAASALAKLASHEPLWLMGSSIAAGLGIGIVQSLIPGYIKTRFPHRVDLLMGLYVSMIMGGAALAAASASTLLQWLDWQGTMAFWALLALAGIALWLPNSGHADSPAGGASATAAAPTAFRPWQQGRTWLLVALFCVSSSCYTLCLAWIAPYMMEAGVRANEAGFMLAALSLSEVAGGFLVSWLAPRFRDRRALLGMFLVATALTYVLIGLAPMYVPWLMMCLLGLSIGGLFPMTLILVMDHCRQPAKAGILVSFVQGVGYLVGGVLPFVAGSIRDTVGDLSVAWVAMACVTAAALVLAARATPVSAERFDAR
- a CDS encoding chloride channel protein, whose amino-acid sequence is MIEPQRIPARLLAQLRSEAWRRRAALWIGAVAVALVAILFAKASDAAFAVFRRIIEHSPWWALLLTPGIFALLAWLTSGAMRPTRGSGIPQVIAALDKPDEAFRKTNLSPAVSAGKLLLTSLSLLGGASVGREGPTVHVGASLMYLFGRWFGFKDPRELSHFLLAGGAAGIAAAFNTPLAGIVFAIEELSGRFEHRFSGTLLTAVIVGGVVSLGLLGNYTYFGHVSARLPLGQGWLAILLCGVVAGLLGGLFARMVLASVAGRPRWLGTLRQRHPVLLAAACGLVVVGLALVFGEGAFGTGYEQARSLVQGQAVVGHEFGLMKLLANLASYIAGIPGGLFSPALAVGAGLGHNLAVLMPDVDPRAFVLLGMCAYLTGVTQAPLTSAVISLELTDSGDLLLPILATVLIARGVSGLVCRVPIYRGLAEQLLPPQTRTAEGGT
- a CDS encoding Ax21 family protein — translated: MNKNSLLALGLLAALPFAASAADGLSYNYVEGGYVNTDAKGGDADGWGVKGSVAVHPNFSVFADYSKQETDTFKNDVDQWRIGAGYNYGIAPNTDLVARVAYQKFDMKHGLDFNGYSTEVGLRTAFTPNLEGYALAGYEDYSKKHGINPEGEFYGRVGATAKFTPNWGLSGEVKLAKAGDREWFVGPRFTW
- a CDS encoding sigma-70 family RNA polymerase sigma factor, which encodes MGNTLSMDIAGVLQAHWPMLVRMAGSYAREPARRDDLLQEISIALWQALPRWRGEEGTLRAFIARVAHNRAMDALAGEQRHRSSALDDRLPDPDADPLQHTARAQQHDSLLQAVRQLPLGLRQVVLLALEGFSQREIGQALALEENTVAQRLSRARRQLRERMGGAR